TTCTGGCTGGGTGAATACGCCAACGTCATTCTGATGTGCACGCTGAACGCGATCCTGTTCTGGGGTGGCTATCTGCCGCCGTTCGACTGGGCGCCGCTGTACCTGGTGCCGGGGATCATCTGGCTGTTCGCCAAGATCTTGTTCTTCTTCTTCGTCTTCTCGTGGATCAAGGCGACGGTGCCGCGCTATCGCTACGACCAGCTGATGCGGCTGGGTTGGAAGGTTTTCCTGCCGCTCAGCCTGTTTTTCGTTTTCCTCGTGTCGGGCTTCCTGATGCTGACGCGCGTTGGAGTTTCGGCATGAGTTTCGCCCAGGTCGTCCGATCGTTCACGCTGTGGGAATTTCTGAAGGCGCACGCGCTGACGCTGCGCTATTTCTTCAAGCCCAAGGCGACGATCAACTACCCGTACGAGAAGAACCCGATCAGCCCGCGCTTTCGGGGTGAACACGCACTGCGTCGCTATCCCAATGGCGAGGAACGCTGCATCGCGTGCAAGCTGTGCGAGGCGGTCTGCCCGGCGCTGGCAATCACGATCGAGGCCGAGCCGCGCGACGACGGCAGCCGCCGCACGACGCGCTACGATATCGACATGACCAAGTGCATCTATTGCGGCCTGTGCGCCGAGGCATGCCCGGTCGATGCGATCGTCGAGGGGCCGAATTTCGAATTCTCGACCGAGACGCGCGAAGAGCTGATCTATCACAAGGACAAGCTGCTCGCGAACGGCGACCGCTGGGAACGCGCGATCGCCGCAAACCTTGCCGCCGACGCGCCGTACCGTTAAGCGACCGGCCAAAGGGGTCAGCATGATTCACGCTATTGTCGTCATCCCAGCGCAAGCTGGGATCTCGTGCCGCAACGGCACGCTTCGTTTCTGCGATGCTCCTGCTTTCGCAGGAGCGACGGCGGCGCTGATGGAGTCGCTTCGTTGATCCAGGCAATCGCCTTTTATCTCTTCGCGAGCATCGTCGTGCTGTCGGCGGCGCTGGTGATCACCGCGCGCAACCCGGTGCATTCGGTGCTGTGGCTGATCCTGGCGTTTTTCAACGCCGCGGGGCTGATGGTGCTGGTCGGCGCCGAGTTCATCGCGATGCTGCTGGTGGTGGTATATGTCGGCGCGGTCGCCGTGCTGTTCCTGTTCGTCGTAATGATGCTCGACATCGACTTCGCCGAGCTCCGCGCCGGGTTCGTGCGCTATCTGCCGATCGGCATCGCGCTGGCGGTGGCGCTGGCGGCCGAGATCATGATCGGCGTTGGTGCGTGGAGCGTCGGCGGGATCGAGCTGTCGACGCGGATCGCGCCGATCGATGCCGCGGTGCCCAATATCGAGGCGATCGGCCGGCTGCTCTACACGCGCTATCTGTTCGTGTTCGAAGGGGCAGGGCTGGTGCTGCTGGTGGCGATGATCGGCGCGATCGTGCTGACGCATCGCGAACGCGGCGGCGTGCGCGCGCAGAACATCTCGGCGCAGGTCAACCGCCGCGCCAAGGATGCGGTGCGCAAGGTCAACCAGCCGGTCGGCACGGGGGTGGAATTGTGATCGGCCTCAACCATTATCTCGTCGTCGGGGCGATCCTGTTCGCGCTGGGCGTGATGGGGATTTTCCTCAATCGCAAGAACCTGATCATCATCCTGATGGCGATCGAGCTGATCCTGCTCGCGGTGAACCTGAACCTGGTCGCCTTCTCGGCGTATCTGGGCGATCTGGTGGGGCAGGTGTTCGCGATGTTCGTGCTGACCGTCGCTGCGGGCGAGGCGGCGATCGGGCTGGCGATTCTGGTGATCTATTTCCGTGGGCGCGGTTCGATCGCGGTCGACGATGCCAATCGGATGAAGGGGTGAGCCGGGTGTCGCTATTGAACGTCACCCCAGCGAAAGCTGGGGTCTCTTCCGTCTTGAGTGCGCGTTTGCCGCACGAGACCCCAGCCTTCGCTGGGGTGACGGTAATGTGTGAGATGCCGGCGTGAGCATGATCTCGATCATCGTCTTCCTGCCGTTGCTCGCCGCGATCGTCGCGGGCCTTGGCAATCGCGCGATCGGCAGCGTGCCCGCCAAGCTCGTCACCACCGGCGCGCTGTTCATTTCGTGTGCGCTGTCTTGGCCGATCTTCCTGTCGTTCGTCGCCGGCAGCGCCGAGGCGACCGTTACCCCGGTGTTGCTGTGGATGCAGTCGGGCGAGATGAGCATCGACTGGTCGCTGCGCGTCGATACGCTCACCGCGATCATGTTGGTGGTCATCACCACCGTCTCGGCGCTCGTCCATCTGTATAGCTGGGGCTATATGGAAGAGGATCCCGATCAGCCGCGCTTCTTCGCGTATCTGAGCCTGTTCACCTTCGCGATGCTGATGCTCGTGACCGCCGACAACCTGGTCCAGATGTTCTTCGGTTGGGAAGGCGTTGGCCTCGCAAGCTATCTGCTGATCGGCTTCTGGTACAAGAAGCCATCGGCGCAGGCCGCCGCGATCAAGGCGTTCGTGGTCAATCGCGTCGGCGATCTGGGCTTCATGCTGGGTATCTTCGGCACCTATCTGGTGTTCGGCACGATCTCGATCCCCGAGATCCTCGCTGCAGCGCCCGAGATGGCGGGGTCGACGATCGGCTTCCTTGGCTATCGCCTCGATACGATGACGATCCTGTGCCTGCTGCTGTTCATCGGCGCGATGGGCAAGTCGGCGCAGCTCGGCCTCCACACCTGGTTGCCCGACGCGATGGAGGGGCCGACCCCGGTGTCGGCGCTGATCCATGCCGCGACGATGGTCACCGCGGGCGTCTTCATGGTCTGCCGCCTGTCGCCGATGTTCGAAACCTCGCCGCTGGCGCTGGCGGTGGTGACCGGCGTCGGGGCCGCGACCTGCATCTTCGCCGCGACGATCGGCACGGTGCAGACCGACATCAAGCGCGTGATCGCCTATTCGACCTGCTCGCAGCTGGGCTATATGTTCTTCGCCGCGGGCGTCGGTGCCTATGGCGCGGCGATGTTCCACCTGTTCACCCACGCCTTCTTCAAGGCGCTGCTGTTCCTGGGCGCTGGTTCGGTCATCCATGCGATGCACCATGAGCAGGACATGCGCTTCTATGGCGGCCTGCGGAAATCGATCCCGGTGACCTTCTGGACGATGCTCGCGGGAACGCTCGCGATCACCGGCGTCGGCATCTACGGCATCGGCGGCTTTGCCGGCTTCCATTCGAAGGACGCGATCCTCGAAGCGGCATGGGCTTCGGGTGCCGAAGGGCAGGGCGCGTTTTGGGTCGGGACGCTGGCGGCACTGCTCACCAGCTTCTATTCGTGGCGCCTGATGTTCCTCACCTTCTGGGGCAAGCCGCGCTGGGCCGCGTCGGAGCATATCCAGCACGCGCTGCATGACTCGCATGGCCATCACGAAGAGCCTGCGCACGAGGATGCCGGCCATGCCCCCGACGCGCATGCGCCGGGCGCGCACGAGGTGAAGACCGGCACCGGCGGCTATCACCCGCACGAAAGCGGCATCGCGATGCTGGTCCCGTTGCTGGTGCTGACGGTCGGCGCGGTGGCGGCTGGCTTTGGCTTCCACCATTATTTCCTCGAGCCGGAGGCGGGTGCGACCTTCTGGAAGGGATCGATCTTCTTCGATTCGACTCTGGCGCACGAGATGCACGAAGTGCCGTTGTTCGTGAAACTGGCGGCGACGATCGTGATGGTCGTCGGTCTGGTGGTCGCGTGGCTGGCGTATATCCGCTCGCCCGAATTCCCGGCGAAGTTCGCCGAGACCTTCCGCGTGCTCTACGGCTTCCTGCTCAACAAATGGTATTTCGACGAGCTGTACGACCTGTTGTTCGTACGCCCGGCCTTCGCCATCGGCCGCTTTTTCTGGAAGGCGGGTGACGAAGGCACGATCGATCGGTTCGGCCCCAACGGGTCGGCGGCGGTGGTGTCGCTTTCCAGCCGGCTCGCGGGCCGCATTCAATCGGGATATGTCTATTCCTATGCATTCGTCATGCTGATCGGGCTTACCGCCGCGGTCACCTGGGCCATTGCGGGGCAAGGCTGATGGAAGGCTTCCCCATTCTTTCGGTAATGCTCGCCGTCCCCGTGCTCGCGGCGATCGCGTGCCTGTTCGTCGATGCCAAGACCGCGCGGCTGACCGCGTTGATCGCGACGCTCATCGACTTCGTCCTGGGCTGCGTGCTCTGGGCTAACTTCGACATCGGCGGTGCGGCGGCGCAGTGGCAGTTCGTCGAATATGCCCCGCTGTTCGGTCGCTTCGCTTGGGCGCTGGGGATCGACGGCTTCGCGCTGATGCTGATCATGCTGAGCGTGTTCCTGATGCCGATCTGCATCGGCGCCAGCTGGACCGCGGTCACGAACCGCGTGCCCGAATATATGGCGGCGTTCCTGCTGGTCGAAGTGCTGATGATCGGCACCTTCGCGGCGCAGGACCTGTTCCTGTTCTACATCTTCTTCGAAGGTGGCCTGATCCCGATGTATCTGATCATCGGCATCTGGGGCGGTGCGAACCGGATCTACGCGAGCTACAAATTCTTCCTATACACGCTGCTCGGCTCGGTGCTGATGTTCATCGCGATGCTCTATATGAGCGTCAATGCCGGCACGTCGTACATCCCGGCGCTGATGGAATATGACTTCCCGGCAGGCGTGCAGACCTGGTTGTGGCTTGCCTTTTTCGCGTCGTTCGCGGTGAAGATGCCGATGTGGCCGGTGCATACCTGGCTGCCCGACGCGCACGTCCAGGCGCCCACCGCAGGGTCGGTGATCCTGGCGGGCGTGCTGCTGAAGCTTGGCGGCTATGGCTTCCTGCGCTTCAGCCTGCCGATGTTCCCCGAAGCATCGGGGCAGCTGACTTGGCTGGTCTTCGGGCTGTCGGCGGTTGCCGTGATCTACACCTCGCTGGTGGCGCTGGTGCAGTCCGACATGAAGAAGCTGATCGCCTATTCCTCGGTTGCGCATATGGCGATCGTCACGATCGGGCTTTTCGCGTTCAACCAGCAGGGGATCGAGGGCGCGATGATCGTCATGCTGTCGCATGGCCTGGTGTCGGCGGCGCTGTTCCTGTGCGTCGGCGTGATCTACGACCGACTGCACACCCGTGAGATCGGTCGCTATGGCGGGCTGGCGAACAACATGCCGCGCTATGCGATCTTCTTCCTGCTGTTCACCATGGCGTCGATCGGCCTGCCCGGTACCTCGGGCTTCGTCGGCGAGTTTCTCAGCCTGGCGGGTACCTATCAGGTGTCGACGACGATCGCTTTGCTCTGCACCACCGGCATCATCCTGGGTGCGGCGTATATGCTGTATCTGTACCGCCGCGTGGTGTGGGGCGAGCTGACCAAGGACGATGTCCGCGCAATGCCCGATTTGTCGGGGCGCGAG
The genomic region above belongs to Sphingomonas qomolangmaensis and contains:
- the nuoI gene encoding NADH-quinone oxidoreductase subunit NuoI, whose translation is MSFAQVVRSFTLWEFLKAHALTLRYFFKPKATINYPYEKNPISPRFRGEHALRRYPNGEERCIACKLCEAVCPALAITIEAEPRDDGSRRTTRYDIDMTKCIYCGLCAEACPVDAIVEGPNFEFSTETREELIYHKDKLLANGDRWERAIAANLAADAPYR
- a CDS encoding NADH-quinone oxidoreductase subunit J is translated as MIQAIAFYLFASIVVLSAALVITARNPVHSVLWLILAFFNAAGLMVLVGAEFIAMLLVVVYVGAVAVLFLFVVMMLDIDFAELRAGFVRYLPIGIALAVALAAEIMIGVGAWSVGGIELSTRIAPIDAAVPNIEAIGRLLYTRYLFVFEGAGLVLLVAMIGAIVLTHRERGGVRAQNISAQVNRRAKDAVRKVNQPVGTGVEL
- the nuoK gene encoding NADH-quinone oxidoreductase subunit NuoK; its protein translation is MIGLNHYLVVGAILFALGVMGIFLNRKNLIIILMAIELILLAVNLNLVAFSAYLGDLVGQVFAMFVLTVAAGEAAIGLAILVIYFRGRGSIAVDDANRMKG
- the nuoL gene encoding NADH-quinone oxidoreductase subunit L is translated as MISIIVFLPLLAAIVAGLGNRAIGSVPAKLVTTGALFISCALSWPIFLSFVAGSAEATVTPVLLWMQSGEMSIDWSLRVDTLTAIMLVVITTVSALVHLYSWGYMEEDPDQPRFFAYLSLFTFAMLMLVTADNLVQMFFGWEGVGLASYLLIGFWYKKPSAQAAAIKAFVVNRVGDLGFMLGIFGTYLVFGTISIPEILAAAPEMAGSTIGFLGYRLDTMTILCLLLFIGAMGKSAQLGLHTWLPDAMEGPTPVSALIHAATMVTAGVFMVCRLSPMFETSPLALAVVTGVGAATCIFAATIGTVQTDIKRVIAYSTCSQLGYMFFAAGVGAYGAAMFHLFTHAFFKALLFLGAGSVIHAMHHEQDMRFYGGLRKSIPVTFWTMLAGTLAITGVGIYGIGGFAGFHSKDAILEAAWASGAEGQGAFWVGTLAALLTSFYSWRLMFLTFWGKPRWAASEHIQHALHDSHGHHEEPAHEDAGHAPDAHAPGAHEVKTGTGGYHPHESGIAMLVPLLVLTVGAVAAGFGFHHYFLEPEAGATFWKGSIFFDSTLAHEMHEVPLFVKLAATIVMVVGLVVAWLAYIRSPEFPAKFAETFRVLYGFLLNKWYFDELYDLLFVRPAFAIGRFFWKAGDEGTIDRFGPNGSAAVVSLSSRLAGRIQSGYVYSYAFVMLIGLTAAVTWAIAGQG
- a CDS encoding NADH-quinone oxidoreductase subunit M, whose protein sequence is MEGFPILSVMLAVPVLAAIACLFVDAKTARLTALIATLIDFVLGCVLWANFDIGGAAAQWQFVEYAPLFGRFAWALGIDGFALMLIMLSVFLMPICIGASWTAVTNRVPEYMAAFLLVEVLMIGTFAAQDLFLFYIFFEGGLIPMYLIIGIWGGANRIYASYKFFLYTLLGSVLMFIAMLYMSVNAGTSYIPALMEYDFPAGVQTWLWLAFFASFAVKMPMWPVHTWLPDAHVQAPTAGSVILAGVLLKLGGYGFLRFSLPMFPEASGQLTWLVFGLSAVAVIYTSLVALVQSDMKKLIAYSSVAHMAIVTIGLFAFNQQGIEGAMIVMLSHGLVSAALFLCVGVIYDRLHTREIGRYGGLANNMPRYAIFFLLFTMASIGLPGTSGFVGEFLSLAGTYQVSTTIALLCTTGIILGAAYMLYLYRRVVWGELTKDDVRAMPDLSGREIALLAPIAAVVLWMGVYPEPFLAPMRADVTTLLARLDRAAPPSDSRPTPGTPEARAAIAEREAEAGAYAHSAGAEGGEH